Proteins from a genomic interval of Sinobacterium caligoides:
- the zigA gene encoding zinc metallochaperone GTPase ZigA — MQASATAALPVTVLSGFLGAGKTTVLSHILNNRQGKKVAVIVNDMSEINIDSAIVQQEVSLNRSEEKLVEMSNGCICCTLREDLLEEVTQLAQDGRFDYLVIESTGISEPLPVAETFTFTDEKGISLSDVARLDTMVTVVDAVNFLSDYDAAQALQETGESLGEDDERSVSDLLVDQVEFADVILISKVDLAERDEVRRLTAILKTLNTHARIVPITQGQVDVDAVLNTGLFDFERAEQAPGWLKEMRGEHVPETEEYGISSFSYLARRPFHPQKFHQFLHNTEGYGKLIRSKGYFWLASRPKFAGQWSQAGGIARYGFAGMFWKALPKSSWPTDPDYLASIEQQWVEPFGDMRQELVFIGQGLDADRMTRALDNCLLSEEEVLRGAEYWRTLDDPFPVWSYTETDPVN, encoded by the coding sequence ATGCAAGCAAGCGCGACAGCAGCACTCCCCGTCACCGTTCTTTCAGGTTTCTTAGGGGCGGGAAAGACGACCGTACTGAGCCACATCCTGAATAACAGGCAAGGAAAGAAAGTGGCGGTGATCGTTAACGATATGAGCGAGATAAACATTGATTCTGCCATTGTACAGCAAGAAGTCAGCCTGAACCGCAGCGAGGAGAAGCTCGTTGAGATGAGTAATGGCTGTATTTGCTGCACTTTAAGAGAGGACTTGTTGGAGGAGGTGACTCAGCTCGCTCAAGATGGTCGCTTTGACTATCTAGTGATTGAGTCGACCGGTATCTCGGAGCCATTACCCGTCGCAGAGACTTTCACGTTTACCGATGAGAAGGGCATCTCTCTGTCTGATGTGGCCAGGCTGGACACGATGGTGACGGTTGTTGATGCGGTTAATTTTCTCAGTGATTACGACGCGGCGCAGGCCTTACAGGAGACGGGCGAGTCGCTGGGTGAAGACGACGAGCGGAGTGTCTCTGACCTGTTGGTCGATCAGGTGGAGTTCGCTGACGTCATTCTGATCAGCAAGGTAGACCTAGCGGAACGAGATGAGGTTAGGCGGTTAACCGCCATCTTAAAAACCCTGAATACGCACGCGAGGATCGTGCCGATTACCCAGGGGCAGGTGGATGTTGATGCGGTTCTGAATACCGGCTTGTTTGATTTCGAACGTGCCGAGCAAGCGCCGGGCTGGTTAAAGGAGATGCGCGGTGAGCACGTACCTGAAACGGAGGAGTATGGCATTAGTAGCTTTAGCTATTTAGCGCGTCGGCCTTTCCATCCGCAGAAGTTTCACCAATTTCTGCACAACACAGAAGGCTATGGCAAACTCATCCGCTCGAAAGGTTATTTCTGGTTGGCATCGCGACCGAAATTTGCCGGACAATGGAGCCAAGCAGGTGGTATTGCGCGTTATGGTTTTGCTGGCATGTTTTGGAAAGCGCTGCCGAAATCGAGCTGGCCAACCGACCCGGATTATCTCGCCTCCATAGAGCAGCAGTGGGTTGAGCCGTTCGGCGACATGCGACAGGAGCTTGTTTTCATCGGCCAAGGGCTGGATGCCGACAGGATGACTCGTGCTCTCGACAACTGCCTGTTGAGTGAAGAGGAGGTGCTTCGTGGTGCGGAATACTGGAGAACGTTGGATGACCCGTTCCCTGTATGGAGTTACACAGAGACCGATCCGGTTAACTAG
- a CDS encoding MFS transporter, translated as MTYRQKIALVFLLGFFLDCINIFMSAIALPSIAREFHTDTAAVAWVANAYILGMTLIIPISTWLASQYGSRLVLSVSMALFSLSVILCGGASSLHELIAWRFLQGMGGGLMIPIGQSLTFSLFQHDQRAKVSTLVMMVALIAPAISPMVGGLIVEHCSWRWVFFSSAPCSILVCLLAWCWVRDDRRAAVERPDLRGLLIVSAALTILLAGMSTYANSQHGLLGGVVGTSAVLAGLGLILLYINHGKNHKDPIIHLSLLKNNKLTLSIIIYYAIPGVFTGVNLLNIFFLQEVLGFSADQAGMFMILYGVGAFVAIVACGRNYNRVGPHKLFIISLLLHSTGIATLLWVHPGSPLTVIMLAYTLMGLGGGLGANCAQTTALMDFDEHQMSKGSVIWNINRQVSFCLGAAFFTMLFKLISVMAHLPKADAYHLTYLIAVLIGMLPLLYINKRQKVLL; from the coding sequence GTGACTTACCGCCAGAAAATAGCCTTGGTCTTTTTACTCGGTTTCTTCCTCGATTGTATTAATATTTTTATGTCGGCAATCGCGCTGCCGTCGATTGCCAGAGAATTTCACACGGATACCGCCGCGGTCGCCTGGGTTGCCAACGCCTATATCCTCGGTATGACCTTGATCATTCCGATCAGCACTTGGCTGGCTAGCCAATATGGCTCAAGGCTTGTTCTCAGTGTCTCGATGGCTTTGTTTAGCCTCTCGGTGATTCTATGCGGCGGCGCTAGCTCATTACATGAGCTGATCGCCTGGCGCTTTCTTCAGGGAATGGGTGGTGGGCTGATGATCCCAATCGGTCAGTCATTAACGTTTAGTCTGTTTCAACACGATCAGCGTGCCAAGGTGTCGACGCTGGTGATGATGGTCGCTCTGATTGCCCCGGCAATATCGCCGATGGTCGGCGGATTGATTGTTGAGCATTGCTCTTGGCGCTGGGTGTTTTTCAGTAGCGCGCCGTGCTCGATCTTAGTGTGTTTGCTGGCATGGTGCTGGGTTCGTGATGATAGGCGGGCCGCAGTAGAGCGCCCGGATCTTCGCGGTTTGCTTATTGTCAGTGCAGCGTTAACGATTCTGTTAGCCGGCATGTCAACCTATGCGAATAGTCAGCATGGCCTGCTAGGGGGCGTCGTGGGTACCAGTGCTGTGCTCGCAGGGCTAGGGTTGATCCTGCTTTATATCAACCACGGTAAGAACCACAAAGACCCGATTATTCATCTAAGTTTGCTCAAGAATAACAAGCTGACGCTATCGATCATTATCTATTACGCGATCCCTGGTGTGTTCACGGGGGTTAACCTGCTCAATATATTCTTCTTACAAGAGGTATTGGGCTTTAGCGCCGATCAGGCCGGTATGTTTATGATTCTGTATGGTGTCGGTGCTTTTGTTGCCATTGTCGCCTGCGGCAGAAATTACAATCGTGTTGGGCCACATAAGTTATTCATTATTAGTTTACTGCTACACAGTACAGGCATTGCCACTTTGCTCTGGGTGCACCCCGGCTCGCCACTGACGGTCATCATGCTGGCGTATACGTTGATGGGGCTTGGTGGGGGGCTGGGTGCCAACTGCGCTCAGACAACGGCCTTGATGGACTTTGATGAGCATCAGATGTCCAAGGGCAGCGTGATTTGGAATATCAACAGGCAGGTTTCATTCTGTCTCGGCGCAGCTTTCTTTACCATGCTGTTCAAGCTTATCTCTGTGATGGCGCATCTCCCTAAAGCTGATGCCTACCACCTGACTTATTTAATCGCAGTCCTGATTGGCATGTTGCCACTCTTGTATATCAATAAACGACAAAAGGTCCTGTTATGA
- a CDS encoding PhzF family phenazine biosynthesis protein, whose amino-acid sequence MNKTQAMKKSISAQIVNGFVTNGIGGNPAGVVLDANHLSDKEMLNIAANIGLSETAFVSSSATEGFKLDFFTPNRRIAHCGHATIATFSYLSELGRVAEGDTSKETVDGPRKITIRDGAAYMEQLAPQYRGPDDWLNYGVTVADLLQSIGINEGSLDPRLSPTLANTGNSFIVIGVKDQQSLRALTPNFELISAISEKLNLIGYYVFTTETADYDATTRMFAPRYAIEEESATGMAAGPLACVLHDYLHSQKTTFLIEQGRLMEPASPSLITVELSMKNNSIQKLMAGGQGKVSQTLSIDY is encoded by the coding sequence ATGAATAAAACTCAAGCAATGAAAAAATCCATCAGCGCTCAGATCGTCAATGGCTTCGTCACCAACGGCATCGGTGGCAACCCCGCCGGCGTGGTCCTTGATGCCAACCACCTGAGCGACAAGGAGATGCTGAACATTGCGGCCAATATCGGCCTGTCTGAAACCGCGTTCGTATCCAGCTCAGCAACCGAAGGCTTTAAACTGGATTTTTTTACTCCTAACCGCCGTATCGCCCACTGCGGACACGCTACTATCGCGACCTTCTCCTACCTCTCAGAGCTCGGCCGGGTAGCGGAAGGCGACACATCAAAAGAGACCGTTGATGGGCCACGCAAAATAACAATCAGAGACGGCGCAGCCTACATGGAGCAATTAGCGCCTCAGTATCGGGGGCCTGATGATTGGCTAAATTACGGTGTCACGGTAGCCGACCTGCTCCAGTCAATAGGCATCAACGAGGGTAGCCTGGATCCTAGACTAAGCCCTACTCTCGCCAACACCGGCAATAGCTTTATCGTCATCGGCGTGAAAGACCAACAAAGCTTACGTGCACTAACACCAAACTTCGAGCTGATCTCAGCCATCAGCGAAAAACTGAACCTCATTGGCTACTATGTGTTTACCACCGAAACGGCGGATTATGACGCCACCACCCGCATGTTTGCCCCGCGCTACGCCATCGAGGAGGAATCCGCCACGGGCATGGCCGCAGGCCCTCTTGCCTGCGTTTTACATGATTATCTGCACTCACAGAAAACAACATTCTTGATTGAGCAAGGCCGACTGATGGAGCCTGCATCGCCGAGCCTTATCACCGTGGAGCTATCAATGAAAAACAATAGCATTCAAAAATTGATGGCGGGGGGACAGGGCAAGGTGTCGCAGACTCTCAGCATCGATTATTAG
- a CDS encoding class I SAM-dependent methyltransferase: MKPTEQACLIEWRADLLKGVDGKVLEIGAGTGASLALYPNNSSLELYLAEPDHNMRSQLAEKVNASNLSNVAILACPSEAIESEDNFYDHVFVSLVCCSVNDVEASLQEIKRVMKPGGRFIFLEHVAAEEGTKRRKWQGRVNFLWRKLAGNCHLNRETEKHIKQAGFIITEIKRESMRKSMPLVRPTIRGIARLS; encoded by the coding sequence ATGAAGCCGACTGAACAAGCTTGCCTTATTGAATGGAGGGCTGATCTTCTAAAAGGCGTTGATGGCAAAGTGTTAGAGATAGGTGCTGGCACGGGCGCGAGCCTTGCGCTCTACCCAAACAACTCCTCTCTCGAGCTGTATCTTGCTGAGCCTGACCACAACATGCGCTCGCAATTGGCCGAGAAAGTGAACGCTAGCAACTTAAGTAATGTAGCAATTTTAGCTTGCCCTAGCGAGGCAATCGAGAGTGAAGATAATTTTTATGATCATGTTTTCGTCTCATTAGTTTGCTGCTCAGTGAATGATGTCGAAGCTTCTTTACAAGAAATAAAGAGGGTCATGAAACCCGGCGGTCGCTTTATCTTTTTAGAGCATGTGGCAGCAGAAGAAGGCACAAAGCGCAGAAAGTGGCAGGGGCGAGTTAATTTCCTGTGGCGAAAATTAGCCGGCAACTGCCACTTAAACAGAGAGACTGAGAAGCACATTAAGCAAGCGGGCTTTATCATCACCGAGATCAAGCGTGAAAGCATGCGCAAATCGATGCCGCTAGTAAGACCAACAATCAGAGGTATTGCGAGATTAAGTTGA
- a CDS encoding LysR family transcriptional regulator, producing MDLFKAITTFQQVVKHKSFSAAANAMNLVPSAVSRQVSELEKWLGVRLLHRTTRSIGLTSEGRAYLAKMALISQNVAELKGEMLSTTELAGELRLTAPLILGKHVLTPVLSQFSEQYPEIDLSLFLTNRVVDLAEESYDLALRVGDLADSSLVARTLGEYQVKTLATPGYIERYGKLETPEQLKHHRCLINSAKHTPRRWLYQIDGKPVQAKVRGEIESNDPECLLAFCLQSRGIVQLPDFLASPLVKKGELVELLGQYTPPPQPVTLLFTSTKLMGPAHREMIDFLVSYFHQSPIGKIS from the coding sequence ATGGATCTTTTTAAGGCAATAACGACCTTCCAACAAGTGGTCAAGCATAAAAGCTTCTCTGCAGCAGCCAATGCCATGAACCTAGTCCCCTCTGCCGTCAGCCGACAAGTCAGCGAGCTAGAGAAGTGGCTGGGAGTTCGCTTACTACACCGTACGACGCGCAGCATAGGCTTAACCAGTGAGGGGCGAGCCTATTTGGCGAAAATGGCGTTAATTAGCCAAAACGTGGCAGAGCTAAAAGGTGAGATGTTAAGCACGACAGAACTAGCAGGTGAGTTGAGACTCACTGCGCCACTGATTCTAGGGAAGCACGTATTAACGCCTGTGTTATCGCAATTCTCTGAGCAATATCCAGAGATCGACCTGTCGCTATTTTTAACCAACAGAGTCGTCGATTTAGCAGAAGAGAGTTATGATTTAGCCCTACGAGTCGGTGACTTAGCGGATTCAAGCTTGGTGGCACGCACTTTGGGGGAGTACCAAGTTAAAACCCTTGCCACCCCAGGCTATATTGAGCGTTATGGTAAGCTTGAGACACCAGAACAACTAAAGCACCATCGATGCTTAATCAATAGCGCAAAACACACTCCCCGGCGCTGGCTTTACCAAATTGACGGTAAACCTGTACAAGCAAAAGTCAGGGGGGAGATTGAATCGAACGACCCCGAATGCTTGCTAGCATTTTGCTTACAGAGTCGGGGCATCGTCCAACTGCCCGACTTCCTGGCCAGCCCGCTAGTCAAAAAAGGAGAGCTAGTTGAGCTACTCGGCCAATATACCCCGCCACCACAACCCGTCACGCTACTATTTACCAGCACCAAGCTCATGGGGCCTGCTCATCGCGAGATGATAGATTTTCTAGTGAGTTATTTTCATCAAAGCCCAATTGGCAAGATCAGCTAA
- a CDS encoding chorismate mutase has translation MKYIAYFLFSIVSAAANSDEVSSELFSLINARLSYMEDVAIYKSKRHRPVEDLERERITVDNSKRSAKRNELNPAYIEAFFKAQIDVAKAIRFRSRADMLTHPSSKFPRDLITDVRPCLIHLGDQITDKMRAYLDVHGSFESASFEEFNTAINVQYVTASDKQLLFRSLRKVKSLQREGE, from the coding sequence ATGAAATATATTGCATATTTCTTGTTTTCTATTGTTTCAGCTGCCGCCAACTCAGATGAGGTTTCATCTGAGTTGTTTAGCCTCATTAATGCACGTTTGAGCTACATGGAGGATGTCGCTATCTATAAGTCGAAAAGGCATCGGCCGGTTGAAGATCTCGAAAGAGAGAGGATTACTGTTGATAACTCTAAGCGTTCGGCGAAGAGAAATGAGCTTAATCCTGCGTATATTGAAGCTTTTTTTAAAGCTCAAATAGATGTTGCTAAAGCAATTCGGTTCCGTTCTAGGGCTGACATGCTGACTCACCCAAGCAGCAAGTTTCCTCGAGACTTAATAACAGATGTCCGCCCATGCTTGATTCACTTGGGGGATCAGATTACGGATAAGATGCGTGCCTATCTGGATGTACATGGTTCTTTTGAGTCGGCAAGTTTTGAAGAGTTTAACACCGCTATCAATGTGCAGTATGTGACGGCGTCAGATAAGCAGCTGCTATTTCGATCCTTACGCAAGGTGAAGTCGCTACAAAGGGAGGGGGAGTAA